The following coding sequences are from one Culex quinquefasciatus strain JHB chromosome 1, VPISU_Cqui_1.0_pri_paternal, whole genome shotgun sequence window:
- the LOC119765355 gene encoding flocculation protein FLO11-like isoform X2 produces the protein MRSLVLSFVATAAALVALASGNPLFYDSKPTAVVSKVDFTDSTIDHDRISPLVDIDAAEEPTSDDGADPAENEIDVTDKVAPVTTASSSSSVTTASSSTTATNGAAEESSNLEVEKSEGEGMTAVADKTGVDSPATTEIVSTESTDEISNSQETTTTDASESVTAVTEDSSIPSVSTTADPAESSTETEASSTPTETTTADYSESSTALTDENSAPTTVEPVESSTVTEVNSTPSETTTENSAENFTEVTEENQTTATEQNSTPSETSTADPSDNSTTVTEENSTPSETTTIDPAENQTTVTEENSTTVTDGSSTSTETTTADPSENLTDVTEENSTTLTEESSTPSVTTTADPEESSTVTEENSTTVTEENSTLSETTTVDPEESSTVTEENSSPSETTTNDPEESSTVTEETSTLSETSTTEVTTSEAISTTTGTVTVTEGVTTTTTEATTTEAISMTTMAVETTTAAASVSAAVSLACFLLTALVLVR, from the exons CAAACCCACAGCAGTGGTCAGTAAGGTGGATTTTACTGACTCAACTATCGACCACGACCGAATCAGCCCGCTGGTTGATATAGACGCCGCAGAAGAACCGACCTCGGATGATGGAGCTGATCCGGCAGAAAATGAAATCGACGTTACTGACAAGGTTGCGCCTGTCACAACAGCTTCATCGAGCAGTTCGGTGACAACCGCATCTTCGAGTACCACAGCTACAAATGGAGCTGCTGAAGAGAGCAGTAATTTGGAGGTGGAAAAGTCAGAAGGAGAAGGAATGACTGCAGTTGCGGATAAAACTGGAGTTGACAGCCCGGCAACAACGGAAATCGTCTCCACGGAGAGTACTGATGAGATATCCAACTCTCAAGAAACGACAACTACTGATGCTTCAGAAAGTGTAACGGCAGTCACAGAAGACAGTTCAATTCCTTCAGTATCTACGACTGCTGACCCTGCAGAAAGCTCAACAGAAACAGAGGCAAGCTCAACTCCTACAGAAACTACGACAGCTGACTACTCGGAAAGCTCAACAGCGCTTACAGATGAAAACTCAGCACCTACTACTGTTGAACCTGTTGAAAGTTCAACAGTGACAGAAGTAAACTCAACTCCTTCGGAAACTACGACAGAAAACTCGGCAGAAAATTTTACAGAGGTTACAGAGGAAAACCAAACAACTGCTACAGAACAAAACTCAACACCTTCCGAAACTTCAACAGCTGATCCTTCGGACAATTCAACGACAGTTACAGAGGAAAATTCAACCCCTTCAGAAACTACTACTATTGACCCCGCAGAAAATCAAACGACAGTTACAGAGGAAAACTCAACAACTGTCACAGATGGGAGCTCAACCTCTACGGAAACAACGACAGCTGACCCTTCGGAAAATTTGACAGATGTTACAGAAGAAAATTCAACCACTCTCACAGAAGAAAGTTCAACCCCTTCAGTGACTACGACAGCTGACCCTGAA GAAAGTTCAACAGTGACAGAGGAAAACTCAACAACTGTCACAGAAGAGAACTCAACTCTTTCAGAAACTACGACAGTTGATCCCGAAGAAAGTTCGACAGTGACAGAGGAAAATTCATCCCCTTCAGAAACCACAACTAACGATCCCGAAGAAAGTTCGACAGTGACAGAGGAGACCTCAACCCTTTCGGAAACCTCCACCACGGAAGTGACAACGAGTGAGGCAATCTCAACTACAACGGGAACAGTGACTGTTACGGAAGGTGTAACAACGACGACCACGGAAGCAACAACGACTGAAGCGATTAGTATGACCACGATGGCCGTCGAAACGACAACTGCGGCTGCTTCCGTCAGCGCTGCGGTCAGTTTGGCGTGTTTCCTGTTAACTGCATTGGTGCTTGTGCGCTAA
- the LOC119765355 gene encoding mucin-22-like isoform X1 yields MRSLVLSFVATAAALVALASGNPLFYDSKPTAVVSKVDFTDSTIDHDRISPLVDIDAAEEPTSDDGADPAENEIDVTDKVAPVTTASSSSSVTTASSSTTATNGAAEESSNLEVEKSEGEGMTAVADKTGVDSPATTEIVSTESTDEISNSQETTTTDASESVTAVTEDSSIPSVSTTADPAESSTETEASSTPTETTTADYSESSTALTDENSAPTTVEPVESSTVTEVNSTPSETTTENSAENFTEVTEENQTTATEQNSTPSETSTADPSDNSTTVTEENSTPSETTTIDPAENQTTVTEENSTTVTDGSSTSTETTTADPSENLTDVTEENSTTLTEESSTPSVTTTADPEESSTVTEENSTTVTEENSTLSETTTADPEESSTGTEESLTTVTEETSTPSETSTADPEGTTVTEESSTVTEENSTTVTEENSTLSETTTVDPEESSTVTEENSSPSETTTNDPEESSTVTEETSTLSETSTTEVTTSEAISTTTGTVTVTEGVTTTTTEATTTEAISMTTMAVETTTAAASVSAAVSLACFLLTALVLVR; encoded by the coding sequence CAAACCCACAGCAGTGGTCAGTAAGGTGGATTTTACTGACTCAACTATCGACCACGACCGAATCAGCCCGCTGGTTGATATAGACGCCGCAGAAGAACCGACCTCGGATGATGGAGCTGATCCGGCAGAAAATGAAATCGACGTTACTGACAAGGTTGCGCCTGTCACAACAGCTTCATCGAGCAGTTCGGTGACAACCGCATCTTCGAGTACCACAGCTACAAATGGAGCTGCTGAAGAGAGCAGTAATTTGGAGGTGGAAAAGTCAGAAGGAGAAGGAATGACTGCAGTTGCGGATAAAACTGGAGTTGACAGCCCGGCAACAACGGAAATCGTCTCCACGGAGAGTACTGATGAGATATCCAACTCTCAAGAAACGACAACTACTGATGCTTCAGAAAGTGTAACGGCAGTCACAGAAGACAGTTCAATTCCTTCAGTATCTACGACTGCTGACCCTGCAGAAAGCTCAACAGAAACAGAGGCAAGCTCAACTCCTACAGAAACTACGACAGCTGACTACTCGGAAAGCTCAACAGCGCTTACAGATGAAAACTCAGCACCTACTACTGTTGAACCTGTTGAAAGTTCAACAGTGACAGAAGTAAACTCAACTCCTTCGGAAACTACGACAGAAAACTCGGCAGAAAATTTTACAGAGGTTACAGAGGAAAACCAAACAACTGCTACAGAACAAAACTCAACACCTTCCGAAACTTCAACAGCTGATCCTTCGGACAATTCAACGACAGTTACAGAGGAAAATTCAACCCCTTCAGAAACTACTACTATTGACCCCGCAGAAAATCAAACGACAGTTACAGAGGAAAACTCAACAACTGTCACAGATGGGAGCTCAACCTCTACGGAAACAACGACAGCTGACCCTTCGGAAAATTTGACAGATGTTACAGAAGAAAATTCAACCACTCTCACAGAAGAAAGTTCAACCCCTTCAGTGACTACGACAGCTGACCCTGAAGAAAGTTCAACAGTGACAGAGGAAAACTCAACAACTGTCACAGAAGAGAACTCAACTCTTTCAGAAACTACGACAGCTGATCCTGAAGAAAGTTCGACAGGGACAGAGGAAAGTTTAACGACAGTTACAGAGGAGACCTCAACCCCTTCAGAAACATCGACCGCCGATCCTGAAGGAACGACAGTTACAGAGGAAAGTTCAACAGTGACAGAGGAAAACTCAACAACTGTCACAGAAGAGAACTCAACTCTTTCAGAAACTACGACAGTTGATCCCGAAGAAAGTTCGACAGTGACAGAGGAAAATTCATCCCCTTCAGAAACCACAACTAACGATCCCGAAGAAAGTTCGACAGTGACAGAGGAGACCTCAACCCTTTCGGAAACCTCCACCACGGAAGTGACAACGAGTGAGGCAATCTCAACTACAACGGGAACAGTGACTGTTACGGAAGGTGTAACAACGACGACCACGGAAGCAACAACGACTGAAGCGATTAGTATGACCACGATGGCCGTCGAAACGACAACTGCGGCTGCTTCCGTCAGCGCTGCGGTCAGTTTGGCGTGTTTCCTGTTAACTGCATTGGTGCTTGTGCGCTAA